The Cyclobacteriaceae bacterium genome includes a region encoding these proteins:
- a CDS encoding RagB/SusD family nutrient uptake outer membrane protein, with amino-acid sequence MKTFKNIAILTIVCLIFQSCADLLDTIPNDRISTNIFWKTEKDATLGANAVYTHMIETASHYTSWDGMTDIGYTHLPQSPESFILQGQFDALNSRVYTDYVSLYSGVRTANSFLANVDKVQTTNAALIDRLKGEVRVLRAYFYGRLAFLFGDVPLVTTEISLAESKVLTRTPVSDVWDFVSTELTQAADQLPTTQTEKGRVTKGTSLALKARYMLQAGRHQAAADAALAVMNLTGVYALNASYKALFTTAQENSKEIIFDIQFIKGTISNDIFSVLAQQSLSSKSLFVPTKVIVDSYEMTNGLAIDAPGSGFNPNSPYANRDPRLSHSVFVPGDILPNGATFNPKPNSTTGDAVGSTFTVSPTGFNVKKYVNAEDLTTPTNSGINLILLRYAEVLLTYAEAKVELNQLDASVYTAINSIRQRADVNMPIILAGKTQTELRAIVRHERMVELAFEGQRYFDIRRWRIAETVMPGKVYGMTYLDPSNVLQTVEVLAWTNSWSSRNYLWPIPQIERDINKSLSQNTDW; translated from the coding sequence ATGAAGACATTTAAAAATATTGCAATCCTGACGATCGTATGTTTGATCTTTCAGAGTTGTGCCGATTTGCTGGACACGATTCCAAATGACCGGATCTCCACCAATATTTTCTGGAAGACAGAAAAGGATGCTACGCTTGGAGCTAACGCGGTGTACACCCACATGATAGAAACCGCCAGTCATTATACAAGCTGGGACGGCATGACAGACATTGGGTATACTCACTTACCACAATCACCGGAATCATTTATTCTGCAGGGACAGTTTGATGCATTGAATAGCAGAGTTTATACAGACTACGTAAGTCTCTATTCTGGAGTACGTACCGCAAACTCATTTTTAGCAAATGTTGACAAAGTTCAAACAACGAATGCTGCACTGATTGACAGATTGAAAGGAGAAGTACGGGTTTTGCGTGCCTACTTTTATGGTCGTCTTGCTTTTCTATTCGGCGATGTTCCTTTGGTTACTACTGAAATTTCCCTGGCGGAAAGCAAAGTATTGACAAGGACACCCGTTAGTGATGTGTGGGACTTTGTATCAACGGAATTGACTCAGGCAGCAGATCAGCTTCCAACCACTCAAACCGAAAAAGGAAGAGTAACAAAAGGAACGTCTCTCGCGCTGAAGGCAAGATATATGCTGCAAGCAGGTCGTCATCAGGCCGCGGCAGATGCTGCGTTGGCTGTTATGAATCTAACTGGCGTTTACGCATTGAATGCTTCTTACAAAGCATTGTTTACGACAGCTCAGGAAAATAGCAAAGAGATCATCTTCGACATACAGTTCATTAAGGGAACAATCTCTAATGATATATTTAGTGTATTGGCTCAGCAAAGTCTTAGTAGCAAGAGCCTCTTTGTACCAACCAAGGTTATTGTTGATTCTTATGAGATGACCAACGGACTTGCAATCGATGCACCCGGAAGTGGCTTTAACCCTAACAGTCCATATGCTAATCGTGATCCTCGTTTAAGTCATTCAGTTTTTGTTCCGGGAGACATACTTCCAAATGGAGCAACTTTTAATCCTAAACCTAACAGTACAACAGGTGATGCTGTTGGTTCAACATTCACAGTTTCGCCAACAGGATTTAATGTAAAGAAATATGTTAATGCTGAAGATCTTACTACGCCAACAAATTCAGGCATTAACCTTATTCTGTTACGTTATGCGGAAGTTCTGTTAACGTATGCTGAAGCAAAAGTTGAGTTGAATCAATTGGATGCATCTGTCTACACTGCTATAAATTCTATTCGTCAACGGGCTGATGTGAACATGCCCATCATTTTGGCTGGAAAAACTCAGACTGAACTAAGGGCAATTGTTCGTCACGAGAGAATGGTAGAGCTGGCTTTTGAAGGACAGCGATATTTTGACATTCGTCGTTGGAGAATTGCAGAGACGGTGATGCCCGGAAAGGTTTATGGAATGACATATCTAGATCCAAGCAACGTGCTTCAAACTGTTGAAGTGCTTGCATGGACTAACTCCTGGTCGAGCCGCAACTATCTCTGGCCTATTCCACAAATTGAAAGAGACATCAATAAAAGCCTCAGTCAAAACACAGACTGGTAA
- the rbsK gene encoding ribokinase, with protein sequence MSKILVVGSSNTDLITNVDRFPSSGETITGKSFMQAMGGKGANQAIAARRLGGDVGFVTCLGNDSNGRNALKYYTEEGVDVSFSRIVEDAPTGTAIILVNKEGENCIVVTPGANHELTPEYIQQIESEIASASIVMLQMEIPYETVRKVCELAKKHGTEILLNVAPAREIDTSLLGMVDILVVNETEIEMISKQSISKAGEEEIIDTLLSRGASTVILTLGRKGCIVRNKNMSQFIPAFHVTALDTTAAGDTFCGALVAELSKGKNIVEAIRFATAASAICVTRMGAQPSIPTEDEVKMFLSARIKFSGKDGIKTNNRPII encoded by the coding sequence ATGAGCAAGATATTAGTAGTAGGGAGTTCCAATACGGATTTAATTACAAACGTTGATCGTTTTCCTTCATCAGGAGAGACTATTACCGGAAAATCTTTCATGCAGGCAATGGGTGGAAAGGGTGCCAATCAAGCAATCGCTGCCCGACGCTTAGGAGGTGATGTTGGATTCGTTACGTGTTTAGGAAATGATTCCAATGGAAGAAATGCGCTGAAGTACTATACAGAAGAAGGAGTTGACGTTTCCTTTTCCAGGATCGTTGAGGATGCTCCGACAGGAACTGCAATCATTCTTGTTAACAAAGAGGGAGAGAATTGCATTGTGGTCACACCGGGAGCAAATCATGAACTGACACCGGAATATATTCAGCAGATAGAATCGGAGATTGCCTCAGCCTCCATTGTTATGCTGCAGATGGAGATTCCATATGAAACCGTTCGGAAGGTCTGTGAACTGGCAAAGAAGCACGGAACAGAAATTCTTTTGAATGTTGCTCCAGCGCGCGAGATTGATACATCATTGCTTGGAATGGTTGACATACTTGTGGTGAATGAAACTGAGATAGAAATGATTTCAAAACAATCTATCAGCAAAGCAGGAGAGGAGGAGATCATTGACACACTTCTATCCAGGGGCGCAAGCACAGTCATTCTTACTCTCGGAAGAAAGGGATGCATCGTTAGAAATAAGAATATGAGTCAGTTTATACCTGCATTTCATGTTACGGCTCTTGACACTACTGCGGCAGGTGATACTTTTTGTGGTGCATTGGTAGCCGAACTAAGCAAAGGAAAGAACATCGTCGAAGCCATTCGCTTTGCAACTGCGGCATCGGCAATCTGTGTTACCCGAATGGGTGCACAGCCGTCAATCCCTACAGAAGATGAAGTGAAAATGTTTCTAAGTGCCAGAATAAAATTTTCGGGTAAGGATGGAATAAAGACAAACAACCGACCAATTATATGA
- a CDS encoding T9SS type A sorting domain-containing protein, with amino-acid sequence MILLYRFIAIVNHMMGLRIASGISILFFILLASHSKAQTYSFTTAGNMESGNWAGVPGATNLVVSFQSGAGIGSTTALKTVTSSMGGDTNYIIRGDQVFPMVTGDKITVSFWAKSSVANMRLQPWVQESDGNTWMNFGDAYLTTSWKQYQFTVTLTTSTSNNYKVKFRGYNTGTMYIDNVNIGPVDYENVAQSGIYDVTLSQNSMTWPINTFRSTCPTYSLGYQGMQSKDQNPLDLFANRTINYTKFSYTNPITVHVNVLNTTKVPVAGQTVRILPSRFGITSTTSGNVVTFTITEPGQYSVEIGDNGYKNGLIIFADPTETSIPSKTDPLYKVVYEATAGSLSSLTGYTGIYFRRGVHDIGIFTVPSNIKNIYFEDGSWVYGALKMDANPNVKIFGRGVLSAFNLNYRSQHSVEAINGSNNIIVEGLVVADPKYFGIRLIGTGNTVNYAKVIGGWVYNMDGISAYAGSNVSKCFIWANDDAIKVYRDSLTWSDIVVWQLNNGGIIQMSWGGDVGGVTANNVKISRVDVLRAEWDVSRFNTGLLNCVGNKYHYAGWSHSLTNWLIEDVVTENPIPQIFNITPDPFSHTHIDGLYLKNWKVKMTMGTSFQNQIKGEDAADFLSGFVFDNVKFNNKLLTNINYITNGDMETGNWSAVPKTTDQVVTLGAGLGVGSTTGLRSVVTNMNGSTDYAMKSNELFHMDHNEEITISFWAKATAAGKRLVSWVQETDASGWMNIGDVNLTTGWEWYTATANISPISSDNYQVKFRGYATAYIYIDKVQIGPPDWRTIMVPEIQYLDTPTFLPNVIGARTAVITEVEKSFKNGTVYPNPAKNALNLDGYDEGTVYQVYGMQGELYSNGKGLSVDLSQLAPGMYFLLINGTERHKFIKQ; translated from the coding sequence ATGATTTTACTTTACAGATTTATCGCAATCGTAAATCACATGATGGGTTTGCGGATCGCGAGTGGGATATCGATATTATTCTTTATCCTTCTTGCATCTCATTCAAAGGCACAGACTTATAGTTTTACAACCGCCGGAAATATGGAAAGTGGAAACTGGGCAGGTGTCCCAGGTGCAACTAATCTTGTGGTGTCCTTTCAATCAGGTGCTGGCATTGGTAGTACCACTGCATTAAAGACAGTCACGTCCAGCATGGGTGGTGATACAAATTACATTATCAGAGGTGACCAGGTATTTCCCATGGTTACTGGAGATAAGATTACAGTAAGCTTTTGGGCAAAAAGTTCAGTAGCGAATATGAGATTGCAACCATGGGTTCAGGAATCGGACGGCAATACATGGATGAATTTTGGAGACGCCTATCTTACCACAAGCTGGAAGCAATATCAGTTTACTGTTACGCTCACCACTTCGACATCCAATAACTACAAAGTAAAATTCAGAGGGTACAATACTGGGACCATGTACATTGATAATGTCAATATCGGTCCGGTCGATTACGAAAATGTTGCCCAGTCCGGTATTTATGATGTTACGCTAAGTCAAAACAGCATGACCTGGCCAATCAACACCTTTAGAAGTACATGCCCGACATACTCATTAGGCTATCAGGGAATGCAATCCAAGGATCAAAACCCTCTTGACTTGTTCGCAAACAGAACCATTAACTACACAAAGTTCTCTTATACTAACCCTATTACAGTTCATGTTAATGTTCTGAATACTACAAAAGTTCCGGTCGCTGGTCAGACTGTAAGAATCCTTCCATCACGTTTTGGTATTACATCCACAACCAGTGGAAATGTAGTAACCTTCACGATCACCGAACCAGGACAATATTCCGTGGAGATTGGTGACAATGGTTATAAAAATGGTCTCATCATTTTTGCTGACCCTACTGAGACTTCCATTCCCAGTAAAACAGATCCTCTCTATAAAGTGGTGTATGAAGCAACTGCAGGAAGTCTTTCATCACTGACAGGATATACCGGAATTTATTTTAGAAGAGGTGTCCATGACATTGGCATCTTTACTGTTCCTTCTAATATTAAGAACATCTATTTTGAAGATGGTTCCTGGGTATACGGAGCTCTGAAGATGGACGCAAATCCGAACGTCAAAATTTTCGGAAGAGGTGTACTGTCAGCATTCAATCTGAATTACCGATCCCAGCACTCCGTCGAAGCGATCAATGGCAGTAATAATATAATCGTGGAGGGACTGGTGGTGGCAGACCCAAAATATTTTGGGATACGATTGATCGGAACCGGAAACACAGTGAACTACGCTAAAGTTATCGGAGGTTGGGTTTATAACATGGATGGAATTTCTGCCTATGCAGGCTCTAATGTTTCCAAATGCTTTATCTGGGCTAATGACGACGCGATAAAAGTTTATCGCGACTCTCTCACCTGGTCAGATATTGTGGTTTGGCAACTTAACAATGGCGGCATCATTCAAATGAGTTGGGGAGGAGATGTTGGAGGAGTAACTGCCAACAATGTAAAGATCAGCCGAGTGGATGTGCTGCGTGCAGAGTGGGATGTAAGTCGTTTCAACACGGGACTGTTAAATTGTGTTGGTAATAAATATCATTACGCAGGATGGTCTCACTCCCTAACAAACTGGCTGATTGAAGACGTTGTAACAGAAAATCCAATTCCACAGATATTCAATATTACCCCTGATCCATTTAGTCATACCCATATTGACGGACTGTATCTCAAAAACTGGAAAGTAAAAATGACAATGGGCACCAGTTTTCAGAATCAGATAAAAGGTGAAGACGCTGCGGATTTTTTAAGCGGATTTGTTTTTGATAATGTAAAATTCAACAACAAACTCCTCACCAACATTAACTATATAACCAATGGAGATATGGAGACCGGAAACTGGTCTGCCGTTCCAAAAACAACAGATCAGGTTGTAACCCTTGGTGCGGGTCTCGGAGTTGGCTCTACCACCGGCTTACGATCTGTTGTCACCAACATGAATGGCTCAACGGACTATGCTATGAAAAGCAATGAGCTATTTCATATGGATCACAATGAAGAAATCACTATCAGCTTCTGGGCAAAAGCAACCGCAGCAGGAAAGAGATTGGTATCATGGGTTCAGGAAACAGATGCAAGTGGATGGATGAATATTGGAGATGTCAATCTGACAACGGGTTGGGAATGGTACACAGCAACGGCTAATATCAGTCCGATAAGTTCTGATAATTACCAGGTCAAATTCAGAGGATATGCAACCGCATACATTTATATAGACAAAGTTCAGATCGGGCCCCCAGACTGGAGAACGATCATGGTTCCGGAAATTCAATATCTCGATACACCAACGTTTTTACCGAATGTCATTGGTGCCAGGACGGCTGTTATTACCGAAGTTGAAAAGAGCTTTAAGAATGGTACAGTGTATCCCAATCCTGCAAAAAATGCCTTGAATCTTGACGGATATGATGAGGGAACAGTTTACCAGGTATATGGAATGCAGGGTGAGTTGTACTCTAATGGCAAAGGACTGTCAGTAGATCTTTCGCAACTCGCGCCGGGCATGTATTTTCTGTTGATCAATGGTACCGAACGACATAAATTTATCAAGCAATAA
- a CDS encoding ADP-ribosylglycohydrolase family protein: MKRSLTAFLFLILAACGQKQTEQAKTDDGPLVISKAILKDKIKGAWAAQTIGVTFGAPIEFKYNTTMVQDNQKIEWNDTLLANEFKTKPGTYDDIYMDLTFVQVLEDKGMDATPQQFADAIGNADYKLWFANQMARYNIQNGLTPPQSGHWLNNPCADDIDFQIEADFAGLMSPGMINSGIEICDRVGHIMNYGDGYYGGVYISGLYSLALAANSTSEIESIAKEALKTIPAESKFAQCINDVIQWHKENPDDWKATWYKVNRKWSIDTSSPLGIFKPFNIDAKINAAWVLVGLLYGNGDFTRTFEIATRCGDDADCNPASAGGILAAIVGYNKIPDFWKKGIDKVEQIPFMGTSISLTKAYDLSYQHAEKMIAKNGGEIRENEVVIKRQVPKTVPLEVSFKDHYPVALINPKISKTEISFEFDGVGFALVSPPNLKNYDGKNPEFNTEMYIDDKLVEKARLSTKETNRRFTPFWKYQLPKGKHKVVVKILNPIDYAQPEINYVIIFDDKPSEIKL; this comes from the coding sequence ATGAAAAGATCGCTTACTGCGTTTCTGTTTTTAATACTAGCCGCTTGTGGGCAAAAACAAACAGAGCAAGCCAAAACAGATGACGGTCCGCTGGTAATTTCAAAAGCAATTCTGAAGGACAAGATCAAAGGTGCCTGGGCAGCTCAAACCATTGGTGTAACATTCGGTGCACCTATTGAATTCAAGTACAATACCACAATGGTTCAGGACAACCAAAAGATTGAATGGAATGATACTCTTCTGGCGAATGAGTTTAAAACCAAGCCTGGAACATACGATGACATATACATGGACCTGACCTTTGTACAGGTGCTCGAAGATAAGGGGATGGATGCAACTCCGCAGCAATTTGCTGATGCCATCGGTAATGCAGATTATAAATTATGGTTTGCCAATCAAATGGCACGCTATAATATTCAAAATGGATTGACTCCGCCACAATCGGGTCATTGGCTGAATAATCCATGTGCTGATGATATTGATTTTCAGATCGAGGCAGACTTTGCAGGATTGATGTCACCTGGAATGATCAATTCGGGAATTGAAATATGCGATCGCGTAGGTCATATTATGAATTATGGAGATGGATATTATGGTGGCGTATATATCTCGGGACTCTATTCCCTCGCGCTTGCCGCAAACAGCACAAGTGAAATTGAATCCATTGCAAAAGAGGCTTTGAAAACAATTCCTGCTGAAAGCAAATTTGCGCAATGCATAAACGATGTGATTCAATGGCATAAGGAAAATCCGGACGACTGGAAAGCAACCTGGTACAAAGTCAATCGAAAATGGTCAATCGACACCAGCTCGCCTCTTGGAATTTTCAAGCCTTTCAATATTGATGCTAAAATAAATGCTGCATGGGTACTCGTTGGGCTACTGTATGGCAACGGTGATTTTACAAGAACTTTTGAGATAGCAACCCGATGTGGTGATGATGCTGACTGTAATCCAGCTTCTGCAGGCGGGATTTTAGCAGCGATCGTTGGCTACAATAAAATTCCCGACTTCTGGAAAAAAGGCATTGATAAGGTGGAGCAAATCCCCTTCATGGGAACTTCCATCTCTTTGACAAAGGCATATGATCTTTCTTATCAGCATGCTGAAAAAATGATTGCTAAGAATGGAGGAGAGATCAGAGAAAATGAGGTAGTAATAAAAAGACAAGTTCCAAAGACTGTTCCGCTCGAAGTATCTTTCAAAGATCACTATCCGGTTGCTTTGATTAATCCCAAAATCTCGAAAACAGAGATCTCTTTTGAGTTTGATGGTGTAGGATTCGCGCTTGTAAGTCCTCCAAATCTCAAGAACTATGATGGAAAAAATCCTGAGTTCAACACAGAGATGTACATCGACGATAAGCTTGTGGAGAAGGCCAGACTTTCAACTAAAGAAACCAACAGAAGATTTACACCTTTCTGGAAATATCAATTGCCAAAAGGGAAGCATAAAGTGGTGGTGAAAATTCTTAACCCTATTGATTATGCCCAGCCCGAAATAAATTATGTCATCATTTTTGATGATAAACCAAGTGAAATCAAATTGTAA
- a CDS encoding sulfatase, producing the protein MKSIQRIACLVVVLMMTLTAMAQVKKPNVVVFLIDDLGWSDVGCFESTLYETPNIDKLAKEGVKFTNAYAACHVCSPSRAAILSGKYPARMNLTDWLPGRNDFAYQKLKNVEVVQQMPYEETTLAEALKEKGYSTAIVGKWHLGENPSDPTKHGFDTHIPADWSKGWPITYYAPFKLPNYDGKEGEYLTDKLTDDALKYMESVRDKPFFLYFSHFTVHDPIEGRKDLVEKYRKKLAAKSKSKITPYILEGNPDSDPLTIQERVSLLKDPAYKGYSQLPRGTVKIKQRQDNTNFASMVETMDESMGRVMKKLKELGIAENTIIIFLSDNGGMSAANFGRPSKKVDSTQLDKFYSTSNLPLRGAKGWMYEGGLRVPMIVKWAGIKKPGSVSKVPVIHTDIYPSILEMAGLSQLPSQHVDGKSFVPALKGEKTINRDAIFWHFPHYSNHGMQSPGGAVRYKNYKLLEYYENNTVQLFDLDKDLGELHDIAKEEPLIVNELRDMLQKWRESVSAKMMQPNPEYVADKEPWKGFKYDIPAGDKKGNN; encoded by the coding sequence ATGAAATCCATTCAAAGAATTGCGTGCCTGGTGGTTGTGTTGATGATGACGTTGACGGCAATGGCTCAGGTAAAAAAACCGAATGTTGTAGTCTTCCTGATCGATGATCTCGGTTGGAGCGACGTTGGTTGTTTTGAGAGTACACTTTATGAAACACCAAATATTGACAAGCTTGCAAAGGAAGGAGTGAAGTTCACCAATGCCTATGCCGCCTGTCATGTGTGTTCACCTTCCCGTGCTGCAATTCTCTCCGGTAAGTATCCAGCCCGCATGAATCTTACAGATTGGCTGCCAGGAAGAAATGACTTCGCTTATCAGAAATTAAAAAATGTTGAGGTTGTTCAGCAGATGCCTTATGAAGAAACCACTCTTGCCGAAGCATTAAAAGAAAAAGGATACAGTACTGCGATTGTTGGGAAATGGCATCTGGGTGAGAATCCCTCCGACCCTACCAAACATGGTTTTGATACTCACATTCCAGCTGACTGGAGTAAAGGATGGCCGATTACATATTATGCACCATTTAAGCTTCCGAATTATGATGGAAAAGAGGGTGAATACCTTACAGATAAACTCACCGATGATGCTTTGAAATATATGGAAAGTGTTCGCGACAAGCCTTTTTTCCTCTATTTCTCACATTTTACAGTCCATGACCCGATTGAAGGAAGGAAGGATCTGGTAGAAAAGTACAGGAAGAAGCTGGCGGCTAAATCAAAATCCAAAATCACTCCTTATATATTAGAGGGTAATCCGGATTCTGACCCTCTGACGATCCAGGAAAGAGTTTCACTTTTGAAGGATCCGGCATACAAAGGCTACAGCCAGTTGCCGCGGGGAACCGTAAAAATCAAGCAGCGCCAGGATAACACAAACTTTGCTTCCATGGTGGAAACCATGGATGAAAGCATGGGACGTGTCATGAAAAAATTAAAGGAGCTGGGCATCGCCGAAAATACGATCATCATTTTTCTCTCCGATAACGGAGGAATGTCTGCAGCGAATTTCGGAAGGCCAAGCAAAAAAGTTGACTCAACTCAACTTGATAAATTCTATTCTACTTCCAACCTTCCCTTAAGAGGTGCAAAAGGATGGATGTATGAAGGTGGTCTGCGCGTACCAATGATTGTAAAGTGGGCCGGCATAAAAAAACCCGGCTCTGTTAGCAAGGTGCCCGTCATTCATACTGATATCTATCCCTCCATTCTTGAGATGGCAGGCTTGTCACAACTGCCTTCACAGCATGTCGATGGAAAAAGTTTTGTTCCTGCACTAAAAGGAGAGAAGACGATCAATCGCGATGCTATCTTCTGGCATTTCCCTCATTACAGCAATCATGGAATGCAAAGTCCGGGCGGGGCGGTGCGTTACAAGAATTACAAATTGCTGGAATATTACGAGAACAATACTGTCCAGCTGTTTGATCTTGATAAAGATCTGGGTGAATTGCATGACATCGCTAAGGAGGAACCTCTGATTGTTAACGAGCTGAGAGACATGCTGCAGAAATGGAGAGAAAGTGTTTCAGCTAAGATGATGCAGCCAAATCCTGAATATGTTGCTGACAAGGAACCTTGGAAAGGATTCAAGTATGACATCCCGGCGGGAGATAAAAAAGGAAATAACTAA
- a CDS encoding multidrug DMT transporter permease codes for MFIIEEYSTAVIFCFITMFCWGSWGNTQKLAGKTWRYELFYWDYVIGILLLSLIFAFTLGSNGENGRGFLDDLRQADMSNISSALIGGVIFNAANILLSTAIAIAGMSVAFPVGIGIALVLGVIVNYNGAQSGDPLLLFTGVGLITLAILVNALAYKKSTSGSQKVSTKGIVVSILAGILMSFFYRFIAVSMDMENFKDPAAGLMTPYTAVVIFSVGIFLSNLVFNTILLKRPISGEPTSYTAYFKGSFFTHMVGILGGLIWGIGNSFNLIAAGKAGAAISYGLGQGATLIAAFWGVFIWKEFRNAPKGVSTLLAIMFILFFAGIISIILAGQ; via the coding sequence ATGTTTATCATAGAAGAATATTCAACGGCAGTTATTTTTTGCTTCATCACTATGTTTTGCTGGGGATCCTGGGGTAATACCCAGAAGCTTGCCGGTAAGACCTGGCGTTATGAATTATTCTATTGGGACTATGTAATAGGAATTCTGTTGCTGTCGCTCATTTTTGCTTTTACACTTGGAAGCAATGGCGAGAATGGAAGAGGGTTTCTTGATGATCTTCGTCAGGCGGATATGAGCAATATCTCAAGCGCCCTTATCGGTGGAGTTATTTTCAATGCTGCTAACATACTATTGTCAACTGCTATCGCCATCGCTGGAATGTCTGTAGCATTTCCAGTAGGAATTGGAATTGCATTGGTGTTAGGTGTCATTGTTAATTACAATGGTGCACAGAGTGGAGATCCTTTATTATTATTTACTGGAGTTGGATTAATCACCTTGGCTATTCTCGTTAATGCATTGGCTTATAAAAAATCAACTTCAGGAAGTCAGAAGGTTTCGACAAAGGGTATCGTGGTATCTATTCTGGCAGGAATACTCATGTCTTTCTTCTATCGATTCATTGCTGTATCAATGGATATGGAAAATTTTAAAGACCCTGCCGCTGGATTGATGACTCCCTATACAGCCGTAGTAATTTTCTCTGTTGGAATATTCCTGAGCAATCTGGTTTTTAATACTATTCTTCTAAAGCGTCCAATCAGTGGCGAGCCAACGAGCTATACAGCTTATTTCAAAGGAAGTTTTTTCACTCACATGGTAGGGATCCTGGGTGGACTTATCTGGGGAATCGGAAACTCTTTCAATTTGATTGCTGCAGGCAAGGCTGGAGCCGCTATTTCCTATGGCCTTGGTCAGGGCGCTACTCTTATTGCAGCTTTCTGGGGAGTGTTTATCTGGAAGGAATTCAGGAATGCCCCCAAAGGCGTGTCCACATTGCTTGCAATCATGTTCATTCTCTTTTTTGCAGGAATAATTTCCATCATCTTAGCAGGACAATAA
- a CDS encoding formylglycine-generating enzyme family protein codes for MGRLLVNIFIILVLLNVSCSKKPSKESAPLPGMVWIPGGDFIMGTNETEAYDHERPAHKVHVSGFWMSETEVTNEQFMKFIDATGYKTVAERKPTWEDLKSSLPPDTPAPPDSLLMAGSLVFIQPDQPVMLNDYSQWWAFVPDADWQNPEGPESNLEGRWNHPVVQIAFEDAIAYCKWEGSRLPTEAEWEFASRGGKEQARYGWGGEMNPKKSYMANTFQGSFPVRNLKEDGFELSSPVKSFPANEYGLYDMIGNAWEWTSDFYTADYFQTIAANSITNDPKGPASSYDPNDPYAIKRVTKGGSFLCASNYCSNYRPSARQATSIDSGSSNIGFRTVK; via the coding sequence ATGGGTAGGCTGCTTGTCAATATTTTTATTATCCTGGTTTTATTGAACGTATCCTGTTCGAAAAAACCCTCTAAGGAATCAGCGCCACTTCCTGGGATGGTATGGATACCGGGTGGAGATTTTATCATGGGCACCAATGAAACGGAAGCCTATGATCATGAAAGACCTGCTCATAAAGTTCATGTTTCCGGTTTCTGGATGTCTGAAACAGAAGTCACCAATGAACAATTCATGAAATTTATTGATGCCACCGGATATAAAACGGTGGCGGAGCGCAAGCCAACTTGGGAAGATTTGAAAAGCAGTTTACCTCCTGACACACCCGCACCGCCCGACAGCTTGCTAATGGCTGGGTCATTGGTATTCATCCAACCTGATCAGCCGGTAATGTTGAACGATTACTCGCAGTGGTGGGCGTTTGTTCCCGACGCTGACTGGCAAAACCCGGAAGGTCCTGAAAGTAACTTGGAAGGTCGGTGGAATCACCCCGTTGTTCAGATTGCCTTTGAAGATGCAATTGCTTACTGCAAATGGGAGGGAAGTCGCTTGCCAACAGAAGCGGAATGGGAATTTGCTTCGCGTGGTGGAAAGGAACAGGCACGCTATGGTTGGGGCGGTGAAATGAATCCAAAGAAATCGTACATGGCAAATACTTTTCAGGGAAGTTTTCCAGTAAGGAACCTGAAGGAAGATGGATTTGAGTTATCATCACCCGTGAAAAGTTTTCCTGCCAATGAATATGGACTTTATGATATGATCGGGAATGCGTGGGAGTGGACTTCAGATTTTTATACTGCTGATTATTTTCAGACGATTGCAGCAAATTCAATAACGAACGATCCAAAAGGACCTGCTTCTTCTTACGATCCTAATGATCCGTATGCAATCAAACGAGTTACCAAGGGCGGATCATTTCTTTGCGCTTCCAACTATTGTTCAAATTATCGCCCCAGCGCAAGGCAGGCGACTTCTATTGATTCTGGAAGCTCGAATATTGGGTTTAGAACTGTAAAATAA
- a CDS encoding transcription initiation protein: MEEFVILMRLNLTDKSAQPSPEQMQVYMKQYQDWINTIVAKGKFLGGTGLSTEGKVLKPNQVMTDGPFVEIKESLAGFIKVNAMNFDDAVSLAKGCPILKGEGNSVEVRKIVSVHNNS; this comes from the coding sequence ATGGAAGAATTCGTGATCTTAATGCGTCTCAACCTTACTGATAAGTCAGCGCAGCCATCCCCGGAACAGATGCAGGTCTACATGAAACAGTATCAGGATTGGATCAACACCATTGTTGCCAAAGGAAAATTCCTGGGTGGAACAGGATTGTCAACAGAAGGAAAGGTGCTGAAGCCGAATCAGGTAATGACAGATGGTCCATTTGTAGAAATAAAAGAGTCTCTCGCCGGGTTTATAAAAGTCAACGCAATGAACTTTGATGATGCCGTGAGTCTGGCAAAGGGCTGTCCAATCCTGAAGGGAGAAGGAAACAGTGTGGAGGTGAGAAAAATAGTTTCCGTTCACAACAATTCCTGA